CGGAGGAAGGCTTGCCGGTTCGGGGAGGTTCCAACACGAAGTCACCCAGACGCCAATGGGGCGTAAGGACGAAATCCACGCTCGGGGTGCCTCCCGGGGATTTCCAGAAATCTCACGATCGCAACCTCCACCTCGCCTGAAGATGCGCGTGCGTTCCTCATGAGGCAGTTGTACGAACGGGGATGCTCCTCGGGGATGTCGGCGGACAGTCGTTCGGTTCACATCGTGCGCAACTATCGGAGGCAGTTCTCCGTCTAAGCTCAGAGGTGGTATGGGAACCCTACAAGATCTCCGGTATGCGACGAGGCAGTTCTTAAAAGCGCCCGGTTTCACCGTGACCGTCATTCTGACCCTCGCGCTCGGGATTGGGGCGACGACGTCCATCTTCACGCTGGTGCATGCCGTCTTGCTGAAGTCCCTGCCCGTATCCGAGCCCCATGAGCTCTATCGGGTGGGCGACAACGAGAACTGTTGTGTCAACGGCGGAATGCAAGGGAGCTGGTCGCTCTTTTCGTACGCGAAGTACGAGCACTTCCGCGACGAGGTGGAGGGGTTCAGCGAGCTCGCGGCGTTTCAGGCCGGCCGCAGCCTCGCCGGAGTCCGCCGGAGTGGGAGCGACCAACCCGCGGAGTCCCAACAAATCCAATGGGTCTCCGGAAATTTCTTTTCGATGTTCGGGGTCGGCTCCTATATCGGACGTGTTTTCACGCAGGACGATGACCGTGAGGGTGTGGATCCAGTCGTGGTCATGAGCTATCAAACCTGGAGCCAGAAGTACGGGATGGACCCGTCGGTCGTCGGCGCGAGCTTCACCTTCAATGGTCGACCGTTTACGGTCGTTGGGGTTACGCCGCCGAGCTTCTCGGGAGACCGGCTCGACAGAACGCCGGCGTTTTGGATTCCAATCCATGGGCAGCGTCTCATCGATGGCAGCCCGACGCTCATGGACTTCCCTACCTCCGATTGGCTCGACATCATCGGCCGCATCGCGCCGGGCGCGGATCCGGAACGTATCGAAGCCCAGCTGCAAGTGCTCCTTCGTCAGTGGCTCCTGAGCCCGGTGGCCGAGCTCGATGAGGGGGAGAAAGAGCTCGTTGCCAACCAGACGCTCAACCTGTCGCCCGGTGGGGCGGGCGTTCAGATGATGCGCAACCGGTACGAGTCGGGCATCCGTCTTTTGATGTGGGTCTCGGGCTTCGTGCTGGTCATCGCGTGCGCCAACGTGGCAAACCTCATGCTGGTGCGGGCGGCGAGCCGGCGCGAACAGACCTGTCTTCGTACTGCGCTCGGCGCCGGGCGCTCCCGGCAGATAGCCCAGGTGCTGACGGAGAGCACCGCGCTAGGTCTACTCGGCGGCCTCGCCGGGATCGCACTCGCCTTCTGGGGGACGAGCCTCATCCTGACGCTCGCGTTTCGGGACAATGCCGTCGCCATCGATCCTATGCCGTCGCTTCCGGTGCTCGGTTTCACGCTCGCGGTTTCGGTGCTCACAGGTATTCTCTTCGGCGTCGTTCCCGCCTGGATGACGGCCAAGATAGACCCCGCGGATGCTTTGCGGAATGCTCGTCGTTCGACGGGCCACTCCGGCGGCTGGACCCAGAAGTCCCTCGTCGTTGCCCAGGCGGCGCTCTCTCTCGTGCTTCTCGGTGCGGCGGGACTCCTGATGGAGAGTCTCCGAAACATGCAGCGCCAGGATTTCGGGTTCGAGCCCGAGAATCGCTACATCTTCCATCTCGATCCTCGGATGGCTGGCTATGATACGGACGCTCTTCCCGCTCTCTATCGTCAGCTCGAAAACGATCTCCGGGCGATTCCGGGTGTTCGTCGTGTGAGCTTCGCGATGTACGCGCCCATGGAAGGCAACAACTGGGGCGAGACCGTTTATATCGACGGCCAGGAGCCCCCTCCGCCCGGGAGCTACGAAAACAGCTCGTCGTGGCTTCGGGTGAGCCCAGGCTACTTCGAGACCCTCGGCACCGAGATCGTTCAAGGCCGCGCCTTCACCGAGCAGGACAACGAGAGCTCGCGCCACGTGGCCATCGTCAATGAGACGTTCGCGACCAAGTTCTTTCAGAGCCCCGAAGATGCGATCGGCCGACGCTTCGGGGACTTGGACCAGAAATACGCGGGAGCGTTCGAAATTGTCGGCGTCGCGGAAGATGCTCAGTACCGAGGGCCGACGAGGGAGATTCCGCCGAGGTTCTATCTGCCGTCGGCACAGTGGATGCAGTACGACGTGCCGCGCCTCCAGGCGTTCGAGGAAGCGAATCACTTCTTGAACACCGCCGTGCTCCTCACCGAAGCGGCGATCTCTCGGTTGGAGCCGCAGGTACGGGCCGCTCTCGCGAAGGCGAATCCGGATCTGGCTCTCATCGACTTCATGACCTACGGCGACCTCGTGGACGGGAACTTCTCGCAGCAGGCCATGCTCACGAAACTGACTTCCCTTTTTGGCGTGCTGGCTTTGATTTTGGCCTCGATCGGGCTCTACGGAACGACCGCCTACTCGGTAGAGCGCCGCACGAGCGAGATAGGCCTCCGGATGGCGTTGGGCGCCGACCGATGGAAGGTCTTGAAGCTCGTGCTTCGCGGCGCCTTCTCCCAGGTCGGCATCGGCCTGGCGATCGGGATTCCGGCGAGCATCGCGGCGGGCCACGCGATGACCACGCAATTGTTCGAAGTGAAGCCCTACTCTCCGGCGATTCTGCTCGTAACGACGGTGGTTTTGAGCCTGGCCGCGTTCGTCGCCTCGATCGTCCCGGCTCAACGGGCATCGAGCTTGGAAGCCAGCCGCGCTTTGAGGATGGAGTAGTGAGAGTCGGCCCTTTCGTCGAGAAGTGGACGATCAAGACAGAAACAAACGAATCGCGGCGTTGTCTGGGCTCAGGGGTTTACGGATAGCCGAGCTCGTCGAGAAATGCCAGGAAGTCGTCGCCCCGTTCGGCCGGGGGCACCTCGAACGCCGCGAGCACCCGCCCGAAGTCGGAACCGTGGTCCCGAGGAATCGAAGTCAACTGACGGATCCCCCGCAGCCCTGGCTCAGGCGGGAATCTGCTCGTACGAGAACTCGGGAATTCCCGTTCGCGATGAGGCGTGCTCGATCGTCATGGCGCAGAGATT
The sequence above is a segment of the Vicinamibacteria bacterium genome. Coding sequences within it:
- a CDS encoding ABC transporter permease — protein: MGTLQDLRYATRQFLKAPGFTVTVILTLALGIGATTSIFTLVHAVLLKSLPVSEPHELYRVGDNENCCVNGGMQGSWSLFSYAKYEHFRDEVEGFSELAAFQAGRSLAGVRRSGSDQPAESQQIQWVSGNFFSMFGVGSYIGRVFTQDDDREGVDPVVVMSYQTWSQKYGMDPSVVGASFTFNGRPFTVVGVTPPSFSGDRLDRTPAFWIPIHGQRLIDGSPTLMDFPTSDWLDIIGRIAPGADPERIEAQLQVLLRQWLLSPVAELDEGEKELVANQTLNLSPGGAGVQMMRNRYESGIRLLMWVSGFVLVIACANVANLMLVRAASRREQTCLRTALGAGRSRQIAQVLTESTALGLLGGLAGIALAFWGTSLILTLAFRDNAVAIDPMPSLPVLGFTLAVSVLTGILFGVVPAWMTAKIDPADALRNARRSTGHSGGWTQKSLVVAQAALSLVLLGAAGLLMESLRNMQRQDFGFEPENRYIFHLDPRMAGYDTDALPALYRQLENDLRAIPGVRRVSFAMYAPMEGNNWGETVYIDGQEPPPPGSYENSSSWLRVSPGYFETLGTEIVQGRAFTEQDNESSRHVAIVNETFATKFFQSPEDAIGRRFGDLDQKYAGAFEIVGVAEDAQYRGPTREIPPRFYLPSAQWMQYDVPRLQAFEEANHFLNTAVLLTEAAISRLEPQVRAALAKANPDLALIDFMTYGDLVDGNFSQQAMLTKLTSLFGVLALILASIGLYGTTAYSVERRTSEIGLRMALGADRWKVLKLVLRGAFSQVGIGLAIGIPASIAAGHAMTTQLFEVKPYSPAILLVTTVVLSLAAFVASIVPAQRASSLEASRALRME